A genomic window from Zootoca vivipara chromosome Z, rZooViv1.1, whole genome shotgun sequence includes:
- the ZBTB26 gene encoding zinc finger and BTB domain-containing protein 26, which yields MTKRSDSLHFQFDNYGDSMLQKMDKLREEKKFCDVTIHIDDLEVHGHKIVFAAGSPFLRDQFLLNDSREVKISILQSSEVGKQLLLSCYSGVLEFPEMELVNYLTAASFLQMSHIVERCTQALWKFIRPKQQLENKEEGKQPQQTDSSEPNESPRMGSKEEEEEDDSLLPDSPCIQPSEDSLDMDDSDIQIVKVESIGEVAEVRSKKDQNQFISSEQQSSLHSSEPQHSLINSTVENRVGDLEQGQLHNYTLSYMGGDSLIMGSKDMFGTSSRGVDKGLQWHHQCPKCTRVFRHLENYANHLKMHKLFMCLLCGKTFTQKGNLHRHMRVHAGIKPFQCKICGKTFSQKCSLQDHLNLHSGDKPHKCNYCDMVFAHKPVLRKHLKQLHGKNSFDNANERNVQDIAVDFDSFSCSSGTDSKGCQQAEPSQVLDTGKLAQAVLSLRSESACVN from the coding sequence ATGACCAAGAGAAGTGATAGCCTCCACTTCCAGTTCGACAACTACGGGGACTCCATGCTGCAAAAAATGGACAAGCTGAGGGAAGAGAAGAAGTTTTGTGATGTCACGATCCACATAGACGACCTTGAGGTTCACGGCCACAAAATAGTCTTTGCTGCTGGCTCCCCTTTCCTAAGGGATCAGTTCCTGCTGAATGACTCCAGGGAAGTGAAAATCTCCATCCTCCAGAGTTCGGAGGTTGGGAAGCAGCTGCTTCTGTCCTGCTACAGTGGCGTCCTGGAGTTTCCCGAGATGGAGTTGGTGAACTACCTGACGGCAGCAAGCTTTCTTCAGATGAGCCACATTGTGGAGCGCTGCACACAGGCCCTGTGGAAATTCATCCGGcccaaacagcagcttgaaaacaaGGAAGAGGGGAAGCAGCCGCAGCAGACTGACTCTTCAGAGCCAAACGAATCCCCAAGGATGGggagtaaggaggaggaggaggaagacgactCCTTGCTCCCAGACTCTCCATGCATCCAACCCTCTGAAGACAGCCTGGACATGGACGATAGCGACATCCAAATTGTGAAGGTGGAGTCCATTGGGGAGGTTGCGGAGGTCAGAAGCAAGAAGGACCAGAACCAGTTTATCTCCTCAGAGCAGCAGAGCAGCCTCCACTCATCAGAGCCTCAGCACTCCCTCATCAATTCCACAGTGGAGAACCGAGTTGGTGACCTGGAGCAAGGCCAGCTCCACAACTACACCCTCTCGTACATGGGGGGAGACAGCCTCATCATGGGTTCCAAAGACATGTTTGGCACCAGCAGCCGCGGGGTGGACAAAGGCCTTCAGTGGCACCACCAGTGCCCCAAGTGCACGCGCGTCTTCCGGCACCTGGAGAACTACGCCAACCACTTGAAGATGCACAAGCTTTTCATGTGCCTGCTGTGCGGCAAGACCTTCACGCAGAAGGGCAACTTGCACCGACACATGCGGGTGCATGCAGGCATCAAGCCCTTCCAGTGCAAGATCTGTGGGAAGACCTTCTCGCAGAAGTGTTCCTTACAGGACCATCTCAACCTGCACAGTGGGGACAAGCCCCACAAATGCAACTACTGTGACATGGTTTTTGCCCACAAGCCCGTCCTTAGGAAGCACCTCAAGCAGCTCCATGGCAAGAACAGCTTTGACAACGCCAATGAGAGGAACGTCCAGGACATTGCTGTGGATTTTGACTCCTTCAGCTGCAGCTCAGGCACAGACTCAAAAGGCTGCCAGCAAGCCGAGCCCAGCCAGGTGCTGGACACTGGGAAACTGGCGCAGGCAGTGCTCAGTTTACGGAGCGAAAGCGCCTGCGTGAATTGA